In Glycine soja cultivar W05 chromosome 10, ASM419377v2, whole genome shotgun sequence, the genomic stretch ACTAATCAATAGTCAACGAACCTTAAGGGTTGTATCTGAAGAACACGAAACAAGAACATTATCACCAACAAGAACAACATCATTAacctgcaaaaataaaaaaataaaaagcaatttctatctatttaactTACATTGCAAATTGTGTAGATATATTTGTTTGGTTGGTAAAAAAGCTATTTATTCCTTAACTGGTGTAACATCTAAAACTCATGGAGTCTTAGAAATTTAGGATTAAACCAAAAGTATATAAGTTGAGCAATGATTCTAGGTTCAATTTTtatagaataataatataatattattttgtattggCTTTGCCATTATTTTCACACACACAGACGCTAAGTATTGTTCTCAAATGTTATATGTCTTTTTTCTTGTTCACAAACACCttttatctatctatttatttatttaataatggtgtttttatttaatagtaaaATCAAATGTTATAATTTTCTCGTTATTAAATGTTATCAATTATGCTTTTTATGGATTTAAATTTtcaagtaattatttatttaattaaaatatattatatttatttattatttagtaattagcattcaaatatattaaaatgaaacagGTTAATTGAActattgtaaaatataaataatacatttttggttggagaaaaaaaattgattgagttGTTTTGAAGTATGAAAGATTATTGGAAAGTGTAAAATATAGGTTTCTTTATTGGATATGCACTTGACGAAtcactctaaataaataaatagtaaatagaTTTTATGTTTCCATGGATAAGACATAATTTTGCACATAACATATATAGTGAACAACTTACCCATGTTGCATCATATGCATCTTTTAACCTGATCGATCACTTAGTTCAatgttaagtaaaaaaattgctACTAAATCAATGTCGTTTAAGCAAGAAAATTACacataataaatacaaattcCAATAAAttgataacaacaacaacaacgtcttatcccactaggtggggtcggctacatggatcaacttctgccataatgttctatcaagtactcAATCATAATGATgataaacaaaaggaaaaaaaaaaagcacaagaTAAATAAGGATTACCCAGTCCACATGAGATTCAAAGGTAGCAGAGCATGATGGCATGTCATCAGCTAGTGCCCACCGATTTAACTTCCCATCACGACTTCCAGTGAAGAGATAACCAGATCCATCAAATGTAGTAGACTTAAGAACAGACAAACAATTTATGCCTGCACAGTGCTGCAGAAAATAACAAACTTTAAAGATAATATTCAGATACACCaaccaatgatattttttactttataaagatttccaaataaaaaatgcaagatTGATGCCCAAATAATGTATATTACATCACCTGATTGAAGCAAAAAGCCAAGTAACTGGCCAGAATGATACAAATTAACACCATGGTGTACAATAAACTATTGATGATAAATTAAGCTTTCATTGATTACAAGGTAAAATAATGggtaaattttaaacatttgatGTTCAAAGATAGAGAACAATATGGGTACCGCTTTATTAACTTTAAGAATTACAGAATCAACTCATACAATTGACAGGCTTATAGGCAAATGACAAAAACAATCTGTATGGATAAAAATGCAAgttacaaaaaaacaaacataaaactCATCCATTTtcctggaaaaaaaaatagaataaacaaaTAATGATCTCACCCTTTTGTCATCAGAATCATTCAACACATACGTTAATCTCTTCTCCTTCCGAGGGCGAGTTGAATTGTTTGTGTTCCCCGCACTACCAACACGATGCATTGCTGAAACTATGACAATGCATAAATGATAAATCATGTAGCATAAATAGCAAATCCAGAagtaaattacaaaaatgtaaaaggatactaattaatttaaatgatttGTGTCAACCTATACATGAGTTCcttgacataaaaaaaaaaaaaaacttatatataaaagtgGTTAGCAAGATGCAAGGTGGTAATCTCAACTAAATAATTTGCTACAGTTCAAATTGTTACAAATGGGGATCAAGAtctaaacattttattttataaattatttggtTGAAGAACTAAGGATTGACTTATATTCCTCAACTATCAATCCCAAAACTTATCATTATTCATACtcactaaattttgaaaatatgtcTCAGACAAGCTATCACACATCAGAAACAACCTAACTTCTATTTCTGCCAGATGCCAATCTACTAGCTTAAGAATGTATCCCCATTGTGAACAGACCAAACGAAATATATCCTGAACAGTTGACAATGTGTTCATCAAAAGAACAATTTCAATAGTTCAATGTACTAAAGAACTATAGATGGGTTGGGCTTTACATAAAAAGTGGCCTAAAATAGACCAGATTTTTTGGCCCAACGGGTTAACTGGGCTCAGGCCGGGCTAGTCCTACAgataaataaaagtgaaaatcaAGTAAGTTTTGTAGTTGAGGTGGTGAGGTGTGCGTGAAAAATGACTCACGTGTGGTGAGGTTGAGAGAAATATATCAGGTGCTATTTAtcatcatgaaaataaaagggtgAACAATGTGCGTTAGTGAGCAGTGACAAAAGAGCAATGTTTATTGTGTGAGATGCTTGTGTAGTTGTGTAGCTGTGTGTGACAAGCAATGTACTGTTAGGTCATAAGGTGAGAGAATATATATGCAAAATGAAGGCAAACGCACAAAATGTAAACACTAGGTGTATGTTTGGGAAACTGGTGCCGAGGTCTGAACGTACATTGGATCCAAAAATATGCCTTtccttacttctgaaaaggtaAGTTGGATTTTCGGTACCCACAATTCAAACACACGCTATACCATTTTTTGGACGAGAACAAGGCCATTGTGCCTTTGTGAGTGTGAATGCTTACTATGTAATTCAAGCTTTGTTTTTTAACTATATTTCAATCACTTCATAAgtacatttttaaatttatttttaagatgaaTTTGGCCCATTGGTCAGACATATGACCGAGGCCTAAAAAATAACAGTCCAAAGGAAATGTGGGACGATCAAATTGGTTGATTTAGTTTCATGCTTTAACCTAATGGGTCAGATCAGAGTGTTTGTTTCAACAACTCTAAGTGCATTTGGTACAATAATGGAATTCAAAGACTTAATAAATTTAGTGCAATTAATTCTTTGCAAATGTagaaataatcaaaattatatccaTCCAATGCCCAACAACAAAATTTTGTATTGAGCCAAATTGAAAATGTGGTGAGTTTGTCTAgttgtacaatgcaagataacaAAATCACATGCCATAGAAAATAAGCTCAAAAGCCAAACGTCTAGGCCCAGTAAAATTGTAGAAccaataatttcattaaaacgTTGGAAACATGATTAATGCAACCTTAAATAAGATCATGGAATCATGTAAATCACGAATAACATGAAAACACAAAATCATAATTTGCATAACTGAGGCCTAAACAACACACCATTAAAGCTTTTTCCAAATTAGCGTCTTGTACTTTCCCCAAAAACTGCTGGATTTGTCCACAAATGTCTTCTCATTTCTCAATATTCTCAACGGTTTGCTAAACTCTGCAATTCCACGCTTATAACCTGTTTTCTTTCCTGCAAGCCTTCTTCGATAATCAGTACTATATTCAGCTGAGGGTCAAACTTATATACCAGTCAAAGCATACCTTTGATATCAAATCcacacacaaaaaattaaatgcgAATTAAAACCAAACACAACCATAGAAGAGATAACAAATTGAGCCAGTCAAAGCTATTGAATACCCCAAATCATTCCAGATATAATGTACGTGGACGTAAAACTCAAAtagtaataacaataataacaccAGCAAGTCTTATACCATTACGCAAATTAACAAACCCGATCACAGGGTTAAGCATTCTATCGTGGTCTGGAACTAAACTAACTTCTCATAAGATGCATgaatttttctataattgataCGAATAAATAATAGAAAGTGGAACAAAAAATAAGTCCCAACCTCAATCAATTATGAATGTGTGACACAGCTGTTTTGTGcttgtttgtttttctaatgCGTAAGCTTCAACTTGAGAGGAATTTGTTTCATAGGGAAGGGAGAAAAAAGAGAGTGAAGAATGCATGCAGCTCTAGATGGGATTTGATTTTACCGCGGCAAGTAATTTGACTTTAATTAAGGGCAATATTGTTTTTCAGTTTAAAAACAAATCCACGCAATTGATCTTGATGTTTTTGTTAAGGTTTGTTTCCTGATTTATCGTATTACCGTTTCATATCCAATATCTTGATATGATCATGAAGTATCACGTTTTTTTATTGCATTCTAATTAACAGTTATATTCAATTTTAAGTGCAACTTTTTTGCTTACAATCTGTTAGAAGGGTTTAATAGTTTTCTAATCgaatattctttttcatttttctgaaccatttaatatgatattttcatATACAACTCTAATAACTACATTTCTAAATCTTGTCTAATGTTATAGAAAACAATAAGTCAAATtccttttcaaaaaataaataagtcaaATCAATTTTTCATCACTATAtgactgatatttttttttatgaatctattatctatctatctattacTACTATTTGTTACATATTAAGAAGGTTTTGTTGTCCAAAATCATGTCACGTAGTACCACCCTTTcaagatatttaatattttgcttgaatcattttcaattttcatagatttttaataataaaataactaatgtatataattacattaactTTGAGATCTGCACCAAAAAAAAGGACTGTATGTACCCAAAAAAACTTTGAGTTGTATTAAGGTgcttaatcaattaattttttgcttcaatcaattaaaatataagctgaacttattaattaaatattccgTGTTAAAAATCTATAGAAATTGTTAgaagattattattttctttttaaaagcttatttaataataaataataaagtaaaatgtatatataaatgtgGAATCAATTTATACGGGTGTTGATTAGgtgaaaattaatattaagggtaaatagtcacttttgttcCTTAGTGTGTAATTCGCTCACAAATAcatcttaaaaaatgaaaatataaaatttagtctagaaagtgtaaaaagtgcaatAAATATGTCCTCCCGTTAACTTTCACTGTTAATAAAATCACTTACTTGACACGAAGGGATAAATTTGTCAGTGAAATGATTGGCAACGTAGATTCTCAGCATAAggatatatttgtcataatatttttttaacttttcgtCTTCCCACTCTGTTTACAACTGCGTCCCtggaaaatatgaaaatataaaatttagtcattgaaaatataaaaaatgcaacaaatatatctgaacgttaataatagattgtaactaattattattattattattattattattatttttatgtgtttataatttacTGTTCCTATTCGTTTAGTActtatgcaatatattttttaaatttccttttaatatatatatttttattattttgatttccttatcaaaccttaatctttgctattaaagaaaaactttatcttatatcttataattttatcaaatttttactaaatttctcacttttaatgtttaaaattattccaTATCACAATTTCAATTTAAGTGCCCTcatatttagattgaaaataatatgtcgagagttttgagtagaaaaaacaCAACCGGTTACgtgaccaaatttatttattttaaaaaagaatttaatcaactaattttttttaaaaaaaatctcacaaaatttaaattagataaagttaaagtgaaattataagtctttttccttaatatatatatatatacacctcAAATATGAAAGAATTCATTGGATAAATCTTATGTGCTTCCATTCGAGATAACATTTGTTATACATAATATGAATTAAATGAAAACAGTTACTAACAAGTAAAGaatccaaataaatttaaataaaaaatataataatactcAAATTAATACAGAtgttaactttaaaacaaaacaaaaaaattaatacatagGTTTATTCTTTGTCTTTGGGACGTAAAGTTGTATCTCTCGCTGATTTAGGGACTGCAGACCTTATTTGACATATTGTGGCAGAGTacataataaagattaataattaattgaagaaacaaaaaatttcaagaaataaaaggctttcatttttttaaatggtaacttaatttttttatatcataaaactaaaaaaatttattttagtttgaaaaataagtagttatattgattaattaaaaaactaattaacaatttaataaatgaataaatagataaataatcaaAGTATAAAAGTTCAAATCTTAAgttgtattttactattttttaatctcGTTTTTCATAGCTTATCTCTTATACAATTCATTATTTTGTCAAAAAGATATGATGACAAATATGCCTTTTGGCTGACAATTCATGTTAGCAATCAtgtgacaaatttgtccctcTGTGCCACGTATGTTATTCTATTAATGGTGACAGATGGAAGTTAATAATACATAGGACATATTTAttgcactttttatacttttaagaattaaattttgtattttaatcttATAGGAACACAAATTACACATTAAGGGATAAAAGTGattatttattctaatattAATGATGTTGTGTAAGAATAATGTATTAAGCAGGTTGTAGAGAAAATATTAGAGATCACTTGGGAAATTTTATTCCTGCTTTCCTACTCGTGTCATTGTAGGGTCGgatttttctaataattattaaacttttttaaatggTTGTGCAACCACGTAAATGaaacaaatgtttttttaaaataatttttaagttgtATACATcttgatagaaaaaaaagagataaaaataaatgattgatgatgtaatatgataaaaaaaaatttattaattgaatatttgaaatttgaaattatcaaaatataattattcggCGTAAATGTTTCTCCATTACTAACAGAATTTGTCTTTTTGCACCGACTGATGGAGTCATGTGTTGGACGCATGCTCGGAAATGGCAACCAAATTGTTGATGAGTTGGCCAAACAAACATAGTTTTAATATTAGTCCTTGccttttcatgtttttcatCTTGTTCCTAAGTTTATTAGTCTAGACTAGACAATTTAGATGACCAATCCAACGTGGCTTTCCTACATGGATTCTAGCTTGTttataatttcctttttttctcacACAAAGAGGTTGTTCAATTAGGCATAAATGATTCTTCAATATTACCAGAATTTGTTGGATGCATGCTCTCGGGAAGGCCAACCAAGGTTTTTGATGAATTGGATAAACAACTTTAATTTATCCAAACCTTTTCATGTATTTCATTATGCTCCAAACTTTGTTAGTCTGGGCAATTTAGCCAACCAATTCAACGCAACCCTTGGTGTGATttggtagtagtagtagtataaAGAAAGtgttaagaaaatatatactatataaAGGTACAAGTTCCAAGGTCTCGAAACCAAAATCGACCCTCCTGTCTGCTCAAGCCTTCGGGATGTTTATCCTGCGATTATCTATTGCTTTTTTGTGGTTTGCCAAGAACAAGGGTAGTCAAAAGAATAGAAAGTACTGTAGAAAATATTAGATAAACTGTATTTAAGTGGTTAAGGAGATAGTatgtttaaaagtttaaaatatttctatatttttgaaatactaTACGTCAACATtgattaaaatagttattttaaaaattaagaatttttattaatatttatatttaaattatactaactttttaaaaaattacactgcattttaattaaatttatatctaatatataaaactttttattcCATACATTTTTCAAGCGTTACACTAGGTTTCCTTATTATtactctttataaaaaaaatgattggcaAATACACGTCatggttattatttttaaaaaattctggACCATTACAAGAGTTGGTGGGTACACCCAGAGTTTCTCATTTTCTTAGCAGAATTTAAAttagacagaaaaaaaaaaaaacaacccaATGGCATCTCATAAGATGTGGCAGCATCTGAATCCACATAGTACATTCTATCATTTATAGGGAaagcaaatttattatttaatgtaaaTGTAATGAAATACTAAACTGAACATAGAAATCCAGCATCATCTGAGTCCGCATACATTCTaccatcatttatattttatatagaaaGTAAATGCAATAAATAGAATAAGAATATAGAAATCTCTCACTCTCATTAATTGAATGCCTATAGGTAACTtacataaataaagaatttgtcTGAAACAAAGCCAGAACAGAGATGAACCAACCACGTTCCCCGTTGCTTATAGTCAAAGTTTAACTCAAAAGCACTGACATTGAGTAGTGAGTTTCGTAACGAAAAGGAACATCTTTTTCGCTTTAATTTCAACTCTGCCACTCCGCTCCCTCCAACTCCAATAACTACAATTCAAGTTTGAAGATCTGATCTGGACCAACCAAAAAGATTCTTACGccaccattattattattattgtttttctttcttattactTATTGTACTACAAAACTCCTTTTTTCACTCCTAATCAGGGAGTGTTCAAGTTCAATCATTGAAAATAACCAACTCTCTCCTTCTCTACATCTTTTACTTCGTTCTTTGTGAGTTGAAAATCCGTGCTTGCTTTGAGTCTTTTCTGTGTTGATCCTAAATTCTTCTTCAAAACagttccctttttttattttacttacttTTTACTTTTGAGTTTATGGTTTACGCTACATGAATCATGGGAAATGTTTCTTCAGTATTACAGTTTCATTATAACGCGTGTTCCAACTTGCTCCATTGCATGTCTCGAGGTTAAGGGGTTCAAGTCCAATCTATAGTGAGTGTCTAGAAGTTTCGTTTCTTTGATTGACTTTTAGCTAATTAAGAacagagaaataaaaagaaaaaacagatcTCTGTGTATGTGTTGTACTAGGTAGCAGTGATAGCTTCTATTACTTTCCAATCCTTGTCTTACATaaggtttgttttttttttattactataacCGTACTAGGTGGCTGTGTTTCATACTTTCATTTCATGTTTTTAGGTAATGAAAATGCCTGTTCCTAATGGAGAAGAGCAGATTCTGTTACCTGAAACTGAAAATGCAAGTGAGGTTTCGAAATCACCCTCATTGGATTTGAACCCAGATTCAGTTGATGGGTCCCCACCTGTTTCCACCGTTTACACTGATGTGGGTGTCGTCCCAGAACACCAAAAGAACGAGCTTGAGCACTTGATATCCAATTTAGAAGGTATGAATGAATAAAGTCACGCCTTTCTCTCTGTTTCTTTTTGTGGCTTATGGATTTAAATCTAAGGAATAAATGTTGTTAATGTTTTTTGGCTTGGTTGAAATTGTTTGTGTAGGTGAAATTGAGGAGCTGAGGCTCAAGCAGAAGAAATTGGATAAAAAGCGGAGAGAAGAATTAAGCAAGATATTGGACATCAAAGGTATAGGCTAATAGTATATTTACTAAAAAAGCATCAAGGTTAATGCTAATTGTTTACAAAGTGTTGAAGAATTGTAATTTGCTATTCAGGGAGCATTCGAGTATTTTGTAGAATTCGACCGAATCTGGTTACAGAGAAGAGAAAATTTTCTGAACCGGTATCGGCTGGACCAGAGAAAATTCGGGTTAAGTTCGGGGGGACGAGGAAAGATTTTGAGTTTGATAAGGTTTTTACCCAAGAAGCAAGCCAAGGCTAGTATTTAATGTCGGTGTGTCTCCCAATTTTATTTATCTGATTATAGTTCCAACTTTTACTAAAGAGGGTGCATGTGCCCTTGTTGGAACCTCTGCAGAGAGTGTTTTTGTGGAGGTTGAGCCAATTCTAAGATCTGCAATGGACGGGCACAATGTGTGTGTTTTTGCCTATGGTCAAACAGGCACAGGCAAGACATTCACCATGGTTAGTTAATTCAACATTGTGTTGCTATTTGTGCATGTGCTAAACACTCTTATTACttactagtattttttaatgTGGTAGCCTTGCTAGTGTATGATGATGCCATGCAATAATTGTTTTTAGGATGGTACAAACGAGGAGCCAGGAATTATTCCGCGTGCACTTGAAGAGCTCTTTCGTCAAGCCTCTTTGGATAATTCATCTTCTTTTACTTTTACAATGAGCATGTTGGAAGTTTATATGGGCAATCTCAGGGATTTGTTATCTCCAAGACAGTCTGGCAGACCACATGAACAATATATGACAAAGTGGTaacattttttccctttttcttttcactaacATTTCAAAGATTGAATTCCACAGTATAATAAACTCTAGCTAACTAATGATTAACCCCTTCTATAGCAATCTCAATATTCAAACAGATCCAAAGGGATTGATTGAAATTGAGGGTCTCTCAGAAGTGCAAATTAGTGATTATGCTAAAGCCAAATGGTGGTACAACAAGGGCAAACGGTTCAGATCCACCTCTTGGACTAATGTGAATGAGGCATCAAGCAGGTCACACTGGTGGGTTATAGGTTTACTTAGATACTTCAAAGTATTTTAATGGGTTTCTCAGCTTGATAGTTACGTTATCTGTTTAGCTTCATATATCTAGCTTGACGAGGATAAGCATATTTCGGCGTGGGGATGCATTGGAAGCCAAAAGTGAAGTAAGTAAATTGTGGATGATTGATCTTGGAGGCAGCGAAAGGTT encodes the following:
- the LOC114372449 gene encoding kinesin-like protein KIN-14U codes for the protein MKMPVPNGEEQILLPETENASEVSKSPSLDLNPDSVDGSPPVSTVYTDVGVVPEHQKNELEHLISNLEGEIEELRLKQKKLDKKRREELSKILDIKGSIRVFCRIRPNLVTEKRKFSEPVSAGPEKIRVKFGGTRKDFEFDKVFTQEASQESVFVEVEPILRSAMDGHNVCVFAYGQTGTGKTFTMDGTNEEPGIIPRALEELFRQASLDNSSSFTFTMSMLEVYMGNLRDLLSPRQSGRPHEQYMTKCNLNIQTDPKGLIEIEGLSEVQISDYAKAKWWYNKGKRFRSTSWTNVNEASSRSHCLTRISIFRRGDALEAKSEVSKLWMIDLGGSERLLKTGAKGLTLDEGRAINLSLSALADVVAALKRKRCHVPYRNSKLTQILKDSLGYGSKVLMLVHISPSEEDVCETVCSLNFAKRARAIESNKEVPVEVKKQKEKKIMELEEDIKEAEKQSQNLREQIQQIELKLNESKKLLFTTYSLVESDDIATSISPKDDVKEVIETPKASKKSIKRNFTNSMPRFMTSTVASRQRQSAAERDIGTVRLKSFRSIASKSSINFSYSQSLSYSDFRIKAILRSSNGKSRYAEADSVPIPKTVLTEKPKCNNDLEPKVTTPRSKMVTSSDQNFRVSLGRHRRRMSDLI